Proteins found in one Desulfatirhabdium butyrativorans DSM 18734 genomic segment:
- the tolQ gene encoding protein TolQ, with product MFSGELDLIHMISNSGPVVNAVLFLLLSFSIACWTIIFIKYRYIRKAFQESALFTDFFWKSRDLAEAYVRAKQLQGSPIAQVFRIGYIELKKVSQSGAMSRGQNPDGMTPAGIDNVKRALRRAINTELTRMTQSIPFLATTGNTAPFIGLFGTVWGIMNSFHGIGLRGSATLAVVAPGISEALVATAAGLAAAIPAVIAYNYFNQKIKIIETELIGFSADFLNIIERDLISVKGSAS from the coding sequence ATGTTTTCAGGTGAACTGGATCTCATCCACATGATCAGCAATTCAGGACCTGTCGTCAATGCAGTCCTGTTTCTTCTGCTGTCCTTTTCGATCGCCTGCTGGACGATCATCTTCATCAAATACCGTTACATCCGCAAGGCATTTCAGGAATCCGCCCTGTTCACCGATTTCTTCTGGAAAAGCCGCGATCTGGCGGAAGCATACGTCCGTGCCAAACAACTGCAGGGCAGCCCCATCGCACAGGTATTCCGCATCGGATACATCGAACTGAAAAAAGTCAGCCAATCGGGAGCCATGTCGAGAGGACAGAACCCGGATGGCATGACCCCGGCAGGTATCGATAACGTGAAGCGTGCACTGCGCCGAGCCATCAACACCGAGTTGACCCGCATGACCCAGTCCATTCCGTTTCTGGCGACAACCGGCAATACGGCGCCTTTCATCGGGCTGTTCGGCACGGTCTGGGGTATCATGAATTCCTTTCACGGCATCGGGCTCCGCGGATCAGCAACCCTTGCCGTCGTCGCCCCCGGAATTTCCGAAGCCCTCGTCGCCACTGCGGCGGGACTTGCCGCCGCCATTCCGGCAGTCATCGCTTACAACTATTTCAATCAGAAAATCAAAATCATTGAAACCGAGCTCATCGGTTTCTCGGCCGATTTTCTCAATATCATCGAACGCGATCTGATTTCCGTCAAGGGGAGTGCATCATGA
- a CDS encoding aldehyde ferredoxin oxidoreductase family protein, producing MKGFFHRILLIDATRRTFSVETFSDADARMHLGGKGLGTALLLAKNPAGVDPLSAGNHIVFSLGPASDSPVYGSCRYAVLAKSPLTGFLGHSYSGGKLAIPMSRTGYDAMAIHGASEKPVWIEISDRDVQFHDASSLWGKDTYEAEDAIKSALPPGEESGVVVIGPAGENLVRFAVIENDRWRSAGRSGMGAVLGAKRIKAVAFHGTQVRPFADPDGLKTYARETLNQFREHPATTAYRNNGTPMMVALLNTAGGFPTQYWSAGHKEGWEKIGADAMKSRCGAKPRACRTCFMACGKLIEVAEGRHRGLQIEGPEYETLYAFGGLCMIDSIEEIAWLNDLCDRLGIDTISAGNLVALAMEASKRGIISETISYGDADHAGRIIAQIAAKTGIGALLAEGIRSAAEALGLSDIAVHVKGMEPAGYDPRSLNGMALAYAVSDRGACHLRSTFYKAELAGMIPRKQVEGKAELFVDFEDRCTLHDCLVSCRFYRDFYTWEALSRIVALTTGVQMEKADLQLLASRVANLARAFNIREGLTAADDTLPARMFREPLENGDRILPADLDRMKSDYYRLRGWKEDGTL from the coding sequence ATGAAAGGCTTTTTTCATCGCATTCTGCTGATCGACGCCACCCGAAGGACGTTTTCGGTCGAAACCTTCAGTGATGCCGATGCACGCATGCATCTTGGCGGGAAGGGTCTGGGAACGGCGCTTCTGCTCGCAAAAAACCCCGCCGGCGTCGATCCGCTGTCTGCCGGAAACCACATCGTTTTTTCATTGGGCCCGGCATCCGATAGTCCGGTATATGGCTCCTGCAGATACGCGGTACTCGCCAAATCCCCGTTGACCGGCTTTCTGGGACATTCCTACAGCGGCGGAAAGCTTGCCATCCCCATGAGCCGGACCGGCTACGACGCCATGGCCATCCATGGGGCATCCGAAAAACCCGTCTGGATTGAAATTTCCGACCGGGACGTGCAGTTTCATGATGCCTCATCGCTTTGGGGAAAAGACACGTACGAAGCCGAAGATGCCATCAAAAGTGCGCTTCCGCCGGGAGAGGAATCCGGAGTCGTCGTCATCGGCCCTGCAGGGGAGAATCTGGTCCGGTTTGCCGTGATCGAAAACGACCGCTGGCGCTCGGCAGGACGATCCGGCATGGGCGCCGTGCTCGGCGCAAAACGCATCAAGGCAGTCGCTTTTCATGGGACGCAGGTCCGGCCTTTTGCCGACCCGGATGGGCTCAAGACCTATGCCCGCGAAACCCTGAACCAGTTCAGGGAGCATCCGGCCACAACTGCTTACCGTAACAACGGCACCCCGATGATGGTGGCCCTGCTGAACACGGCAGGCGGTTTTCCCACGCAGTATTGGTCTGCCGGTCACAAGGAAGGCTGGGAGAAGATCGGAGCCGACGCCATGAAAAGCCGCTGCGGCGCCAAGCCCAGGGCATGCCGCACCTGTTTCATGGCCTGCGGCAAACTGATTGAAGTGGCGGAAGGAAGACACCGGGGGCTTCAAATCGAAGGTCCGGAATACGAAACCCTCTATGCGTTCGGCGGGCTTTGCATGATCGATTCCATCGAAGAGATCGCATGGCTGAACGATTTATGCGACCGGCTCGGCATCGACACCATCAGCGCCGGGAATCTGGTCGCCCTTGCCATGGAAGCCAGCAAACGAGGCATAATCAGCGAAACCATCTCCTATGGCGACGCCGATCATGCGGGCAGAATCATCGCTCAGATCGCGGCCAAAACGGGCATCGGCGCCTTGCTTGCCGAGGGGATACGGTCCGCAGCCGAAGCCCTGGGGCTGAGCGATATCGCCGTTCATGTCAAAGGCATGGAGCCTGCGGGATATGATCCGAGAAGTCTGAACGGGATGGCCCTTGCCTATGCCGTAAGTGATCGAGGGGCATGCCATCTGCGCAGCACATTTTACAAGGCCGAGCTTGCCGGAATGATCCCCAGGAAACAGGTGGAAGGCAAGGCGGAACTCTTTGTCGATTTCGAGGACCGGTGCACCCTGCATGATTGCCTGGTGAGCTGCCGGTTCTATCGGGATTTTTACACATGGGAAGCGCTTTCCAGAATCGTTGCGCTCACCACCGGAGTTCAGATGGAGAAAGCCGATCTGCAACTTCTTGCCTCCCGAGTGGCAAACCTTGCCAGGGCATTCAACATCCGGGAAGGACTTACCGCTGCAGATGACACGCTTCCTGCACGCATGTTCCGGGAGCCGCTGGAAAACGGCGATCGCATTCTGCCGGCGGATCTGGATCGGATGAAAAGCGATTATTACCGTCTTCGCGGCTGGAAGGAAGACGGAACATTGTAG
- the gabT gene encoding 4-aminobutyrate--2-oxoglutarate transaminase has translation MTHHQQALLDLRNQHVPQGPFNVTPTFIQEARGAVMIDIEGREYIDFAGGIGVNNVGHCHPKVVHAIQDQAAKFIHTCFHIAMYEPYVQLAAKLNDLAPGDFAKMTMFANSGAEAVENAVKIARYATGRPAVICFENAFHGRTLLTMTLTSKVKPYKWGFGPFAPEIYRMPYAYCYRCPFGLSYPSCETACADYLEAFFISNVAAEQTAALIAEPIQGEGGFVTPPPEYFPKLQAICQKYGIALIIDEVQTGMGRTGKLFAIDHWGIAPDILTMAKSLGGGLPLSAVTGKADMMNKPHVGGLGGTYAGNPIACRAALAVLEILIEDKLLETAEALGRKVRERLIDLQNRFEIIGDVRGKGPMLAMEFVQDRETKKPATDDAKKLVKLCYEKGLILISCGNFGNVIRTLMPLVITDAQLEKGFGILEEALTELHK, from the coding sequence ATGACACATCATCAACAAGCGTTGTTGGATCTCAGAAACCAGCATGTCCCGCAAGGGCCGTTCAACGTCACCCCCACGTTCATCCAGGAAGCCCGCGGCGCCGTCATGATCGATATCGAAGGAAGGGAATATATCGATTTTGCCGGCGGCATCGGCGTAAACAACGTCGGCCACTGCCACCCCAAGGTTGTGCACGCTATTCAGGACCAGGCCGCAAAATTCATCCACACCTGTTTCCACATCGCCATGTATGAGCCCTACGTTCAACTGGCCGCAAAGCTCAACGATCTCGCGCCTGGGGATTTTGCCAAGATGACGATGTTCGCCAACAGCGGCGCGGAAGCCGTCGAAAATGCGGTCAAGATTGCCCGGTATGCGACGGGTCGGCCTGCAGTCATCTGCTTCGAAAATGCATTTCACGGTCGTACCCTGCTCACCATGACCCTCACCAGCAAGGTAAAGCCTTATAAATGGGGATTCGGGCCTTTTGCGCCTGAAATCTATCGGATGCCTTATGCCTATTGCTACCGGTGCCCCTTCGGTCTATCCTATCCTTCCTGCGAGACGGCATGCGCCGATTACCTGGAAGCGTTTTTCATCTCCAATGTGGCAGCCGAACAAACGGCGGCCCTCATTGCCGAGCCCATCCAGGGGGAGGGAGGATTCGTCACCCCGCCGCCGGAATATTTCCCGAAGCTTCAGGCAATCTGCCAGAAATACGGCATTGCCTTGATCATCGATGAAGTACAAACCGGCATGGGACGAACCGGGAAACTCTTCGCCATCGATCATTGGGGCATTGCACCCGATATCCTGACCATGGCTAAAAGCCTGGGCGGCGGTCTGCCCCTGAGCGCCGTCACCGGAAAGGCGGACATGATGAACAAGCCGCATGTCGGGGGACTGGGCGGCACTTATGCCGGAAACCCCATCGCATGCCGTGCGGCCCTGGCCGTTCTCGAAATCCTGATCGAGGACAAGCTGTTGGAGACTGCCGAAGCGCTTGGCCGCAAAGTCCGGGAGCGGCTGATCGATCTGCAAAATCGCTTCGAAATCATCGGCGATGTACGCGGCAAGGGGCCGATGCTTGCAATGGAATTCGTTCAGGATCGCGAAACGAAGAAACCGGCAACCGATGACGCCAAAAAGCTGGTCAAGCTGTGCTACGAAAAAGGCCTGATTCTGATATCCTGCGGAAACTTCGGCAACGTGATCCGCACCCTCATGCCGCTGGTCATCACGGACGCCCAGCTCGAAAAAGGTTTCGGAATTCTCGAAGAGGCCTTGACCGAACTGCACAAATGA
- a CDS encoding sigma 54-interacting transcriptional regulator, translated as MPQRIELPSAAKSSVSISPNDWEALTTSLFDTLSDGVSLVNASGEVLLANRYAAEHLGLEPGMNVESKDAELWQQILLSFRNHRKKRFMTMVRNATPYRVNISAIPSKGRASGALCIFQNGTELEEITQQMLSYQELSRELDMIIESSYDGLWICDGNANVLRINSASERLNEIRAAHVVGRNMRELVAEGFINRSATLEVIRTRSIVNMLQNTGKGRKLMITGSPFFDKKGNLVRVVVNERDITEIDALHEELERQEALKNQYRNHLVEMQIAEMESRHIIARTPCMTNALQQAIRVSKVDTTVLIQGESGVGKGLIAELIHRRSDRARKPLIKINCGAIPESLMESELFGYEKGAFTGASKSGKPGYLELAHEGTLFMDEIGELPFSAQVKLLRFLEDGLVARVGGTRARELNVRILAATNRNLSDMISSGHFRKDLFYRLNVVPITIPPLRERKDCILPLLQHYFNQFAEKIGKAGAIRLSRSAIDVLLRYPYPGNVRELINLCERIVVMSEADVITADHLPCDVLENTRGAVPPEAASGVRSLKEMVEGFEHSVLMASLREHRTQERIARALQVDQSTIARKLRKYGLRPS; from the coding sequence ATGCCTCAACGAATCGAGCTCCCTTCCGCCGCAAAGTCTTCCGTATCCATATCCCCAAACGATTGGGAGGCGCTGACGACATCCCTGTTCGATACCCTTTCCGATGGCGTATCGCTCGTGAATGCTTCCGGGGAAGTGCTTCTGGCCAATCGGTATGCCGCCGAACATCTTGGTTTGGAACCTGGAATGAATGTTGAATCGAAAGACGCGGAACTCTGGCAGCAGATTCTGCTCTCTTTTCGCAACCATCGGAAAAAGCGGTTCATGACGATGGTTCGCAATGCAACGCCTTACCGGGTGAACATTTCCGCCATTCCAAGCAAGGGGCGGGCGAGCGGTGCGTTGTGTATTTTCCAGAACGGGACGGAATTGGAAGAGATCACCCAACAGATGCTGTCGTATCAGGAACTCTCCCGGGAACTCGACATGATCATCGAATCGTCTTATGACGGATTGTGGATCTGTGACGGAAATGCCAACGTGTTGCGGATCAACTCGGCCTCCGAGCGGCTCAACGAAATCCGGGCGGCCCATGTCGTCGGCCGGAACATGCGGGAGCTGGTAGCGGAAGGATTCATCAACCGGTCGGCGACGCTCGAGGTGATCCGGACCCGCTCCATTGTCAACATGCTCCAAAACACCGGCAAGGGCAGAAAGCTGATGATTACCGGAAGCCCTTTTTTCGACAAGAAGGGGAATCTCGTCCGGGTTGTGGTCAACGAGCGCGATATTACGGAAATCGATGCCCTCCACGAAGAGCTTGAACGGCAGGAAGCGCTGAAGAACCAATATCGCAATCACCTGGTGGAGATGCAGATCGCGGAAATGGAATCGCGGCACATCATCGCCCGCACCCCTTGCATGACCAATGCCCTGCAGCAGGCGATCCGGGTCAGTAAAGTCGATACGACGGTCCTGATCCAGGGGGAATCGGGTGTGGGCAAGGGGTTGATTGCGGAGCTCATCCATCGGCGATCCGACCGGGCCAGAAAGCCGCTCATCAAAATCAACTGCGGGGCCATTCCGGAGTCCCTGATGGAATCGGAGCTTTTCGGATACGAAAAAGGGGCGTTTACGGGCGCCTCCAAAAGCGGAAAGCCCGGTTATCTGGAACTGGCGCACGAAGGCACCCTCTTTATGGATGAAATCGGAGAGCTGCCTTTCTCCGCTCAGGTGAAATTGCTTCGCTTCCTCGAAGACGGGCTGGTGGCGCGCGTGGGCGGAACCAGGGCGAGGGAGCTCAATGTCCGAATCCTTGCAGCCACCAACCGGAACCTGAGCGATATGATCTCCTCGGGGCATTTTCGGAAAGACCTCTTTTATCGCCTCAATGTCGTACCGATCACCATTCCGCCGCTGCGGGAACGAAAAGACTGCATCCTCCCCCTGCTGCAGCATTATTTCAACCAGTTTGCCGAAAAAATCGGCAAGGCGGGGGCTATCCGCCTGTCCAGATCCGCCATTGATGTCCTGCTTCGCTACCCGTATCCCGGAAATGTGCGGGAGCTGATCAACCTGTGCGAACGAATCGTCGTGATGAGCGAAGCCGATGTCATCACTGCGGATCATCTGCCCTGCGATGTTCTCGAAAATACGCGTGGTGCTGTGCCGCCAGAGGCGGCTTCCGGCGTCCGATCCCTCAAAGAAATGGTCGAAGGCTTCGAGCACAGCGTTCTGATGGCATCGCTTCGGGAACACCGAACCCAGGAGCGGATTGCCAGAGCACTGCAGGTGGATCAGTCAACCATTGCCAGAAAGCTTCGAAAATACGGCCTTCGGCCCTCCTGA
- a CDS encoding amino acid ABC transporter substrate-binding protein produces MKKAVFVGIALCLVLGMAAASYADDTRDYYKIGVITSLSGSLATGGNVTKRGYDLWADEVNKAGGIDIKGKKYTVKLFYGDAQSEPSQGASAAERLATQEKVDMVLGPYSSGVTLAVAPVLEKYKIPMITGSAESPLIWREKFRYTFGTIPPVNYTGSTPIQTLTKLNPAPKSAIILGSNDAFSKATAEAFQDAATKAGIKVLKFNIVPSGQDLIPFLSAARAMQPDLVAFGGHDEELINMVKGLRQINFTPKALLMHYGVTEPAFLESLKKDAEQVLGASVWTDSVKTKAEILWPDAKSYADAAMKAYNVPADYTQAGSSAAGIAFQMALMKSGLTPPLSEAARETLVKSLEDLKVETFYGTIAFAKEGQFYHANVGLTPLTIQIQSGKVVVVGPEQDAQAKIQYPMKPWQERK; encoded by the coding sequence ATGAAAAAAGCTGTGTTCGTCGGAATCGCATTGTGTCTGGTTCTCGGTATGGCGGCAGCTTCCTATGCGGACGACACCAGGGACTATTACAAGATCGGCGTCATCACATCCCTGTCCGGAAGCCTTGCCACAGGCGGCAACGTCACAAAACGGGGTTACGATCTCTGGGCCGATGAGGTGAACAAGGCTGGCGGCATCGATATCAAAGGAAAGAAATATACCGTTAAACTCTTTTACGGGGATGCCCAGTCCGAGCCTTCCCAGGGCGCATCCGCAGCCGAACGGCTGGCTACCCAGGAAAAAGTGGACATGGTGCTTGGCCCGTATTCATCCGGTGTCACGCTGGCGGTAGCCCCGGTGCTTGAAAAATACAAGATTCCCATGATCACGGGCTCCGCAGAATCACCGCTGATCTGGCGGGAAAAATTCCGGTACACCTTCGGCACCATTCCGCCGGTCAACTATACGGGCTCGACCCCCATTCAGACGCTGACCAAACTGAATCCCGCTCCAAAATCCGCCATCATTCTCGGGTCCAACGATGCCTTCTCCAAGGCGACAGCGGAAGCCTTCCAGGATGCGGCCACCAAGGCGGGAATCAAGGTCCTGAAGTTCAACATCGTGCCTTCCGGGCAGGACCTGATTCCGTTTCTTTCTGCAGCCAGGGCCATGCAACCCGACCTGGTCGCTTTCGGCGGTCATGACGAAGAACTGATCAATATGGTGAAGGGACTTCGACAGATCAATTTTACGCCGAAGGCCTTGCTGATGCATTATGGCGTTACGGAACCCGCATTCCTCGAATCCCTGAAAAAGGATGCGGAGCAGGTGCTGGGCGCCTCGGTGTGGACGGATTCGGTCAAAACCAAGGCGGAAATTCTCTGGCCCGATGCCAAATCCTATGCGGATGCGGCCATGAAGGCCTACAATGTGCCTGCAGACTATACCCAGGCCGGTTCATCTGCTGCCGGTATCGCCTTCCAGATGGCATTGATGAAATCCGGACTGACACCGCCCCTGTCTGAAGCCGCGCGGGAAACCCTGGTGAAATCTCTGGAAGATCTGAAAGTCGAAACGTTTTACGGAACCATCGCATTTGCCAAAGAAGGCCAGTTCTACCATGCCAATGTCGGCCTGACACCGCTGACCATCCAGATTCAATCCGGAAAAGTCGTCGTTGTCGGCCCCGAGCAGGATGCGCAGGCGAAGATTCAATATCCGATGAAACCGTGGCAGGAACGAAAATAG
- a CDS encoding branched-chain amino acid ABC transporter permease, whose translation MELLPQAIVDGILIGGIYITIAIGFSLAYGVMHIIDFAVGEWIMLGAFTGYYLNLWSHIDPMLLLPVVFIVFGVVGYLIQPLIHRVISGKKGNPVLMGLVFTFGLALVFRGSGLTVFGFYSHSIPAALARNSFFFESGNFFLTIPHIRFAGLIYAIAITAILQYILKSTDFGRAVRALAQHREAAGLMGINAPRIGSYVYGIYVGISAMTGVLIGCIFSITAQMGGEYTVMAFFVVVLAGMGYLSGVPWAAFLLGLVQSFFMIYFNPSYTLLAVFVILFTILLISPRGLFGRGV comes from the coding sequence ATGGAACTGCTTCCCCAGGCCATTGTCGATGGCATCCTGATCGGCGGTATTTACATCACGATTGCCATCGGGTTTTCCCTTGCCTATGGCGTGATGCACATCATCGATTTTGCCGTCGGTGAATGGATCATGCTTGGCGCCTTTACCGGCTACTACCTGAACCTCTGGTCCCATATCGACCCGATGTTGCTGCTGCCCGTGGTCTTCATCGTGTTCGGTGTTGTCGGCTATCTGATTCAACCCCTGATTCATCGGGTGATCAGCGGTAAAAAAGGCAATCCCGTTCTGATGGGGCTCGTGTTTACCTTCGGCCTCGCCCTTGTTTTCCGCGGATCCGGGCTCACCGTGTTCGGGTTCTATTCCCATTCGATCCCTGCCGCCCTGGCCCGGAACTCGTTTTTCTTCGAGAGCGGGAATTTCTTTCTCACCATTCCCCACATCCGCTTTGCCGGTCTGATCTATGCCATCGCCATCACCGCAATCCTGCAATACATCCTGAAATCCACGGACTTCGGTCGGGCTGTCCGGGCACTTGCCCAGCATCGGGAAGCGGCGGGGCTCATGGGAATCAACGCCCCGCGGATCGGATCCTACGTGTATGGCATCTATGTCGGTATCAGCGCCATGACCGGTGTGCTCATCGGCTGCATCTTTTCCATTACGGCCCAGATGGGCGGTGAATATACCGTGATGGCTTTTTTCGTGGTGGTGCTTGCCGGGATGGGGTATCTTTCCGGTGTTCCGTGGGCGGCGTTTCTGCTGGGTCTGGTGCAATCCTTTTTCATGATTTATTTCAACCCGAGCTATACCCTGCTGGCGGTCTTCGTCATCCTGTTCACCATCCTCCTGATTTCGCCAAGAGGACTTTTCGGAAGGGGGGTGTGA
- a CDS encoding branched-chain amino acid ABC transporter permease, protein MPCRSGGLAAGVLALISGIPTLRLKGAYFAIATWAMARALQQLALVFDVTGGPDGMRLPAYLHPQFFYYVMLVLVAGIFALLWYLLEHAPFGLKVKAIREDEAGAMSLGIHPTSIKIKAYLLSTVPAGLIGGVYAYWITYIDPASVLGDIVTDQAVVMAVFGGLGTLIGPIVGAIIIYFFKTIFWAYLSDYQVLYLIILGVLIAMSVVFLPNGLYGTLTGRTSGKTAIDKGLSIETKGADKKEADHE, encoded by the coding sequence TTGCCATGCCGCTCGGGGGGGCTTGCCGCAGGTGTGCTGGCCCTGATCAGCGGTATTCCCACCCTGCGGCTCAAGGGAGCCTATTTTGCCATCGCCACCTGGGCCATGGCCCGGGCGCTGCAGCAACTGGCTCTGGTGTTCGACGTTACCGGCGGGCCGGATGGGATGCGGCTTCCGGCTTATCTTCATCCCCAGTTTTTCTATTATGTCATGCTCGTTCTGGTTGCCGGCATTTTTGCCCTGCTGTGGTATCTTCTGGAGCATGCACCCTTCGGCCTGAAAGTGAAGGCGATCCGGGAAGACGAGGCAGGCGCCATGAGCCTCGGGATTCATCCGACCAGCATCAAGATCAAGGCATATCTGCTGTCCACTGTTCCGGCTGGTTTGATCGGCGGGGTGTACGCCTACTGGATCACCTACATCGATCCGGCATCGGTGCTGGGCGACATCGTGACGGATCAGGCGGTTGTCATGGCGGTTTTCGGGGGGCTGGGCACGCTGATCGGGCCTATCGTCGGCGCCATCATCATCTATTTTTTCAAGACCATTTTCTGGGCCTATCTATCGGATTATCAGGTGCTCTATCTCATTATTCTCGGCGTATTGATCGCCATGAGCGTCGTTTTTCTGCCAAACGGCCTGTACGGGACACTGACGGGAAGGACATCCGGTAAAACGGCCATTGACAAGGGGCTCTCCATCGAAACCAAAGGCGCGGACAAGAAGGAGGCGGATCATGAGTGA